In Dermatophilus congolensis, a genomic segment contains:
- a CDS encoding GntP family permease produces MNTWTQTMSAGPLLGIAAAAIAVILILVIGFRLHAFLTLILVSLLTAFATGIPTSHIIPTLTENFSKTLGSVALLVGLGAMLGKLVEHSGGAHILAERLVRLFGEKHAPTALGIASLLMGFPMFFDAGLIVMLPVIFAIATQLQRPILQYAIPAIAAFSVMHVFVPPHPGPVTASETYGADLGLLLALGLLVAIPTWYISGIIWGRICAHTYPFPAPTTLFGDTTNTSVTNPPRVRTVLFVLLLPMLLIFMNTGLDYLRAAGFVDKKAAWYPILTTLGSSPVALLISVLTALILLGHRRGNDGTALEKLLDSALGPICSVVLITGAGGMFGGVLRESGIGAALSQSLTNLGLPLIIAAYLISVAMRIAQGSATVALITTAGLLAPSVAAANYSPGEVVAIALATASGSVFGSHVNDSGFWLVGRLLNMDVATTLRTWTLQQTIQSVVGFVLASAVFLVL; encoded by the coding sequence ATGAACACTTGGACCCAAACCATGAGCGCCGGGCCACTACTTGGCATCGCAGCTGCAGCCATCGCCGTGATCCTCATCCTCGTCATAGGATTCCGCCTCCACGCATTCCTCACCCTCATCCTCGTCAGTCTTCTCACCGCCTTCGCCACCGGTATCCCCACCAGCCACATCATCCCCACCCTGACTGAAAACTTCTCCAAAACACTCGGCTCCGTTGCCCTTCTCGTTGGACTCGGCGCCATGCTCGGCAAACTCGTCGAACACTCCGGCGGCGCCCATATCCTCGCTGAACGACTCGTCCGCCTCTTCGGCGAAAAACACGCCCCCACCGCTCTGGGCATCGCCTCACTCCTCATGGGCTTCCCCATGTTCTTCGACGCTGGCCTCATCGTCATGCTGCCCGTCATCTTCGCCATCGCCACCCAGCTTCAGCGCCCCATCCTCCAGTACGCCATCCCAGCCATCGCCGCTTTCTCCGTCATGCACGTCTTTGTCCCACCACACCCAGGACCAGTCACTGCATCCGAAACCTACGGAGCAGACCTGGGCCTTCTCCTCGCCCTGGGACTACTCGTAGCCATCCCCACCTGGTACATCTCTGGAATCATCTGGGGACGCATCTGCGCCCACACCTACCCCTTCCCCGCACCCACCACCCTTTTCGGCGACACAACCAACACCTCCGTCACCAACCCACCCCGAGTCCGTACTGTCCTGTTCGTTCTGCTGCTGCCGATGCTGCTCATCTTCATGAACACCGGACTGGACTATCTGCGCGCAGCCGGATTCGTTGACAAAAAAGCAGCCTGGTACCCCATCCTCACCACGCTGGGCTCCTCCCCCGTCGCACTACTCATCTCCGTACTGACCGCGCTAATCCTGCTGGGCCACCGCCGCGGCAACGATGGCACCGCCTTAGAAAAACTCCTCGACTCCGCACTAGGGCCTATCTGCTCAGTCGTTCTCATCACTGGTGCAGGCGGAATGTTCGGTGGCGTCCTACGCGAATCGGGGATCGGGGCAGCTTTGTCCCAATCCCTGACCAACCTCGGCCTGCCCCTCATCATCGCGGCATATCTCATTTCCGTAGCTATGCGCATCGCCCAAGGATCAGCAACCGTCGCTCTCATCACTACCGCTGGGCTCTTGGCGCCCTCCGTTGCCGCAGCTAATTACAGCCCCGGAGAAGTTGTCGCTATCGCTCTCGCCACAGCCAGCGGATCCGTTTTCGGTAGCCACGTCAACGACTCCGGTTTCTGGCTCGTTGGGCGACTGCTAAACATGGACGTTGCAACAACACTGCGCACCTGGACCCTGCAACAAACCATCCAATCAGTCGTTGGGTTCGTCCTCGCAAGCGCTGTATTCCTCGTGCTTTAG
- the rfbF gene encoding glucose-1-phosphate cytidylyltransferase has protein sequence MKAVILAGGLGTRLSEETTLKPKPMVEIGGKPIIWHIMHEYAHHGVNEFIVCGGYKAEYIKEWFASYALRNSDMTFDLRTGEMVVHKRDVEDWKVTVVDTGLSSMTGGRLKRVRDYIGDETFCFTYGDGVSDTDISATIDFHKKSGRLATMTVVQPPGRFGAISLGACETTIETFQEKPDGDGAWINGGYFVCEPGVIDYIAGDDTTWEQEPLRNLAHDGQLNAWKHPGFWHPMDTLNDKNKLEKQWAAGSAPWKVWN, from the coding sequence ATGAAGGCAGTCATCCTTGCGGGTGGCCTGGGAACTCGCTTGAGCGAAGAGACCACGCTCAAGCCCAAACCAATGGTCGAGATCGGTGGCAAACCGATCATCTGGCACATCATGCACGAGTACGCCCACCACGGCGTCAACGAGTTCATCGTGTGCGGCGGCTACAAAGCCGAATACATCAAAGAGTGGTTCGCCTCCTACGCGCTACGCAATTCGGACATGACGTTTGACCTGCGCACCGGCGAAATGGTCGTGCATAAACGTGACGTTGAAGACTGGAAAGTCACCGTTGTTGATACCGGCCTTAGCTCCATGACCGGAGGCCGCCTTAAACGAGTGAGGGACTACATCGGCGACGAAACATTCTGCTTCACCTACGGTGATGGCGTCTCCGACACCGACATTTCCGCCACCATCGACTTCCACAAGAAATCTGGACGCCTCGCCACCATGACCGTGGTGCAGCCACCTGGACGTTTCGGAGCGATCTCCCTGGGAGCTTGCGAAACCACCATCGAAACATTCCAAGAAAAACCCGATGGCGACGGCGCCTGGATCAACGGCGGCTACTTCGTGTGCGAACCCGGTGTCATCGACTACATCGCCGGTGACGACACCACCTGGGAACAAGAACCCTTACGCAACCTCGCCCATGACGGCCAGCTCAACGCATGGAAACACCCTGGTTTCTGGCACCCCATGGACACATTGAACGACAAAAACAAGCTGGAGAAGCAGTGGGCGGCTGGCAGCGCGCCCTGGAAGGTGTGGAACTGA
- the guaB gene encoding IMP dehydrogenase, producing the protein MSSTPHSTSEFEQSCVTDPFRNLGLTFDDVLLLPGETDVIPSEADTSTRFSRNITLRVPLTSAAMDTVTESRMAIAMARQGGIGVIHRNLSIEDQAVQVDRVKRSENGMITDPVTASPEMTLAQVDALCGQFRISGLPVVDADGKLVGIITNRDLRFEMDTSRRVAEVMTKMPLVTAPVGVDRDEALALLAAHKIEKLPLVDGTGKLCGLMTVKDFTKTEKYPDATKDDGGRLRVAAAVGFWGDSWDRAMALVDAGVDALVVDTANGHARGVTDMIRRLKKETAGKAVDVIGGNVATRAGAQALVDAGADAIKVGVGPGSICTTRVVAGVGVPQVTAIYEASLAAKAAGVPVIGDGGLQFSGDIGKAIVAGADTVMLGSLLAGCEESPGELVFINGKQFKSYRGMGSLGAMQSRGRAKSYSKDRYFQGDVSDDDKVIPEGIEGQVPYRGPLASVAYQLIGGLRQTMFYVGARSIPQMKERGQFVRITSAGLKESHPHDIQMTVEAPNYSRH; encoded by the coding sequence ATGAGTTCCACGCCTCATTCGACTTCTGAATTCGAGCAGTCTTGCGTCACGGATCCGTTCAGGAATTTGGGCCTGACCTTCGATGACGTTTTGCTGCTACCCGGCGAGACCGATGTGATTCCGTCGGAAGCGGATACTTCGACGCGTTTCAGTCGGAACATCACGTTGCGGGTGCCGTTGACGAGTGCGGCGATGGACACGGTTACCGAGTCGCGGATGGCGATCGCGATGGCCCGTCAGGGTGGGATTGGTGTTATTCACCGAAACCTGTCCATTGAGGATCAGGCGGTACAGGTTGACCGCGTGAAGCGTTCCGAGAACGGCATGATTACTGACCCGGTGACGGCTTCACCGGAGATGACTTTGGCCCAGGTGGATGCCTTGTGTGGCCAGTTCCGTATTTCTGGTCTGCCCGTGGTTGACGCTGATGGGAAGCTGGTTGGCATCATCACCAACCGTGACCTTCGCTTCGAGATGGATACGAGCCGTCGTGTCGCTGAGGTCATGACGAAGATGCCGCTGGTTACTGCACCAGTGGGGGTTGATCGTGATGAGGCTTTGGCTCTGCTTGCGGCACACAAGATTGAAAAGTTGCCGCTGGTAGACGGTACCGGCAAGCTGTGCGGCTTGATGACGGTGAAAGACTTCACTAAGACGGAGAAGTATCCCGACGCCACAAAAGATGATGGTGGGCGTCTGCGGGTCGCTGCTGCGGTGGGGTTCTGGGGTGACTCTTGGGATCGTGCGATGGCTCTGGTGGATGCGGGCGTGGACGCACTGGTGGTGGACACTGCGAACGGTCACGCGCGTGGCGTGACTGACATGATTCGTCGTTTGAAGAAAGAAACCGCAGGTAAAGCTGTCGACGTGATTGGCGGTAACGTTGCCACGCGTGCGGGTGCGCAGGCACTGGTTGATGCTGGCGCCGATGCGATCAAGGTTGGTGTGGGACCTGGGTCGATTTGTACAACCCGCGTGGTTGCTGGGGTTGGTGTGCCACAGGTGACCGCGATTTACGAGGCTTCGTTGGCAGCCAAAGCTGCCGGTGTGCCAGTGATCGGTGATGGTGGTTTGCAGTTCTCTGGCGACATCGGTAAAGCGATCGTGGCTGGTGCTGACACTGTCATGCTGGGATCGCTGTTGGCTGGGTGTGAGGAAAGCCCCGGCGAACTGGTGTTTATTAATGGTAAGCAGTTCAAGAGCTACCGGGGTATGGGGTCGTTGGGGGCTATGCAATCCCGTGGCCGCGCCAAGTCCTACAGCAAGGACCGCTATTTCCAGGGCGATGTCTCTGATGACGACAAGGTCATTCCGGAGGGGATTGAGGGGCAGGTTCCTTACCGTGGCCCGCTGGCCTCGGTCGCCTACCAACTCATCGGTGGTCTGCGGCAAACGATGTTCTACGTCGGTGCGCGCTCTATCCCGCAGATGAAAGAACGCGGCCAGTTCGTCCGGATTACTTCGGCAGGGTTGAAAGAAAGCCACCCTCACGACATCCAGATGACGGTCGAAGCGCCGAACTATTCACGTCACTGA
- a CDS encoding sigma-70 family RNA polymerase sigma factor, with protein MTIPFRGARKKNSEADASRAVTPWGAAAMGSTGEVSRLTELALAAKSGADSISRNELMRIVRERSFRYARARLGRFPRAASASEDVAQEVCVAVLMSLEKYDHRGVPFEAFMYSICSRKVADVQRVSMRQPVPTDEFPDREDLVPGPEETVVTGIDAQEAGALINKLKPADQEILHLRIAMGLSAEETARSLGKTAGAVRVAQHRAMSRLRELYAAQFEEEQ; from the coding sequence GTGACCATTCCTTTTCGCGGAGCTCGGAAGAAAAATTCCGAGGCGGATGCTTCCCGGGCAGTAACGCCCTGGGGTGCTGCCGCGATGGGGTCAACGGGCGAGGTTTCTCGTCTGACTGAGTTGGCGCTCGCTGCGAAGAGTGGGGCGGATTCCATTTCGCGGAACGAGTTAATGCGGATTGTGCGGGAGCGCTCGTTCCGGTATGCGCGTGCACGGCTCGGTCGTTTTCCTCGGGCAGCCAGTGCTTCTGAGGATGTTGCTCAGGAGGTGTGCGTGGCGGTTCTTATGTCGTTGGAGAAGTACGATCACCGCGGCGTGCCTTTTGAGGCGTTCATGTATTCCATCTGTTCACGCAAAGTGGCGGATGTTCAGCGTGTCTCTATGCGGCAGCCGGTTCCGACGGATGAGTTCCCGGACCGGGAAGATTTGGTTCCAGGGCCGGAGGAAACGGTTGTCACGGGCATTGATGCCCAGGAGGCGGGGGCGCTGATCAATAAGCTCAAACCAGCGGACCAGGAGATTCTTCACCTGCGTATCGCTATGGGGTTGTCTGCCGAAGAAACGGCGAGATCTTTGGGGAAGACCGCGGGAGCGGTCAGGGTCGCGCAGCACCGGGCGATGAGTCGTTTGCGGGAGCTGTATGCGGCGCAGTTCGAGGAGGAACAGTGA
- a CDS encoding WhiB family transcriptional regulator, protein MTNATRLPGPIADIWDWQLHAACRNADPAIFFHPEGERGSARRNRDHAAQKICASCPVQPQCREHALDVNEPYGVWGGLTETQREEHSNTARRSRAS, encoded by the coding sequence ATGACCAACGCGACCCGCCTCCCCGGCCCTATCGCCGACATATGGGACTGGCAACTACACGCCGCATGCCGCAACGCCGACCCCGCCATCTTCTTCCACCCCGAAGGCGAACGCGGATCCGCCCGCCGCAACCGGGATCACGCAGCCCAAAAAATCTGCGCCTCTTGCCCTGTGCAACCCCAATGCCGCGAACACGCCCTCGATGTCAACGAGCCCTACGGCGTCTGGGGAGGACTCACCGAAACCCAACGCGAAGAACACAGCAACACTGCCCGCCGCAGCCGCGCCAGCTAA